The genomic interval GTGTAACCAATTTCTTTAAAGAAAAAACTAAATAAACAAATACTAATTAGCAATAGTAAACTGTGAATCAATTCAGTATAAGCATATGATTTGTTATCATGATTTAATCGAAATTGAGCTCTAACTATTTCAAAAATAAAAGAAGGTAGTAGTATAAAAGATAAAATTATTAAATAGGTCTGTGTATTTTTAAATTCAAAAGAAAAGAAAAAACTTGCCACTATTATTAAAAAAATTAAAATGAAAGAAGCTAGTATTCCTTTTTTTAAAACGTAAATAAATAAACTGTTTTTTTCTTCTGATGTTTTTAATAAAGCTCCATATCTAATTAAACTTTGATGTAAGCCAAAACCGCAAATAGGAATAATAAATAGAATAAAATTATATGCATATAATACAACTCCCAGTTCTTTATTAGATATGAATTGAAGAACCAATATTGAAGCTAAAAATGAAATAATCCGCGCAAAAACAGTTGCCATAAAAACGTAACTGCCAGATCTTGTTAAAAAGCTTTTAAGATAAGTTGTTAGTAAATTCAATTTTTATGTTTTAGGGTTTTATAATATAGCTTAGAGAAATTTTCTGCAATAGCCATTCTACTAAAATTACTTTTAGCATATTCATGCATTTCTTCTTTCGGTATTTTTTTATTTTGATACTCTAATATACTTTCTAGTAATTGTTTTTTATTGTTTTTTTCTATAAGCTTTCCAAAATTATTTGGAAAATATTCTTTTATACCACCTACATCTGTAGAGATTACTGGTGTTCCACAACAAAAAGATTCTAAAATTACACAAGGTAAATTTTCATAATTACTAAAGAGTACAAAAACTGTTGCTTGTTGAAGATACTGTATAAGGTCTTTTTGAGGAATATGTTTAATGAATTCGATGTTAGCTTTTGTAAAATTTAATTTTTCAAGTTTGCCTTTATAGGTTTTATCCTCTCCACCAATAAAATACCAGGTAAATTTACCAATACTATCTTCTAATTTTTTAGCAACATCAAGCATTCCAGTTATGTTTTTATGCGTATCAAGCATACTAGAAATATGTACAATCGTAAATTTTTCTACCAACTCTTCTGTTGGTTTAAAAATAGTAGTATCAACAACATTAGGAATCTTAAAGTAATTACCTTTTAGCCCAATACTTAACATCGATTCTTTTAGGTTATCACTAACAGGACAAACAAAATTAGCATTTTTTACAATGAATTTAGAAACTAGTATTTCAATTGTACTAATTGATTTATTAAAAGGGGAGTGGTAGCCCGTCCAATGTTCAGAAATTATATAAGGTTTCTTCTTGATCCATTTTTGATGTAGAGCAAAAATACCAAATGGATAAATTTCATTTAAATGCAAAATATCAAAAGGCTTAATTTTTTTCATTAGGAGAAAATAAGCTTTCCAAAACCTTAAAAATTTTATTATTGAATTATTAGTTTCTTTTATATAAGCAATGTGAGTATCGACTTTATTTATTTTATTAGATTCAATATTTATATTTTGATGAGTATTTTTATCAGAAATAATATGAAGTACCGAAACTTCATGTTTTAAAGAAACTGCTTCTGCGTGGCGTTGAATAAAGTCGCCATTAGTCGGTAAAACTTTAGAAGGATACCAGCCACATATAAAAAGAATATGCAATTTATTTTTCAAAAAATAGATTTAAATAAAAACAAATATAAGTACTTCATTGTGTATTTGGATAGAATTAATACTTTTATAAAATGAATATTAAACACATATTTTTTGATTTAGATCACACATTGTGGGATTTTGAAAAAAACTCAGATCTTTCATTTAAAAAAGTATTCAGGGAACTAAACGTAAAAGTTGATGTAGATATTTTCTTTAAGGTCTATAAACCTATTAATTTTAATTACTGGAAATTATATAGAGAAGAAAAAGTGTCTAAAGAAGTTTTAAGATATGGAAGATTAAAAGACGCTTTTGATGCAATTCAATTTGAGATTTCAGATGAGGTGATAGATCAAATAGCGATTAAATATATAGATTATTTACCAGATTTTAATTATTTGTTTGAAGGTACTTTTGAACTCTTAGATTATTTAAAAGATAAATACCAATTACATATTATTACAAATGGATTTGAAGAAATTCAAAGTAAAAAAATGGAAAGCTCAAACATTCATCATTATTTTAATCAAATAATAACATCCGAATCTGTAGGTGTAAAGAAACCAAATCCTAAAGTTTTTGACTATGCTTTAATGAAAGCAAACGCTATAAAAGAAGAGTCAATTATGATTGGAGATAACTTAGAAGCTGATATTCAGGGGGCTATAAATGTTGGTCTAAGAGCAATTCATTGCAATTTTGATAATAAAAAAAATAATGATAAAAAGATAACTTCTGTCACTTCGCTTTTAGAAATAAAACAATATCTTTAACCAGTTATCGTTTTGTATAAATAACAAAGATTTATGAAATTTCTTAAATGTAATTTTTTATTTTTTGTAGTAATTTTTAGCCTAGTATCGTGCTATAAAAATTTAGACTTTAAACAAGTTGATACTTTTACATCAAGTCAGGTTGTAGAAACATCTTTAATTTATTTTAAAATTAAGGAGCCTGCATTTATTGATGCTGCTAATAATATAGAATTATCTTCTGTTAGTGATATAACCGAATTTACACTTTTAAATACTGATAGGGCAAAAAATAATCTTCAAAGAGTAGATCTTTATTTTGAAATAAAGAACGAGTTTAATAGATCTTTTGATACAAGATTGCAGTTTTTAGATGAAAACGATCAAATAGTTTTTTCTGATACTTTAAATCTTGTAAGACCAAAACAATTAAATTATAAAGATGGTGTAGAAATTATTATTGCAAAAAATGCTGCTCTTTTAAATTCAAATAAAATAAAATTAACACTTAATATTTCTGGAGGACAAGCTTTGGATTCTACCTCAGTAAATGAGTTTGAGTTTAAATCTTCAGGTAAATATTACTTTAAATTTTAAGAATGATAAGAAGAGTATTAATAATAATTTTCATATCATTTTGTAGTACTATATTTTCTCAAAATTCGAATATATTATATGGGTTCGATGAAATTCCTCAAACGTTACTATTAAACCCTGGAGCAGAAACTAATTATAAATTTCATGCTGGAATTCCTTTATTATCTGGAGTGTCTTTAAGTTATGGTATTTCTGGTTTTACACTAGCCGATTTATTTGTAAGTAAAGGAGATTTTTCATCAAAATTCGATAGAGTTTTCAATTTATTAGTTCCAGAAGATAATATCAAAGTAAATGTTCATATAGATATATTAAATGCTGGTTATCGATATGATGATAAAACGTATTTAAGTTTCGGGTTTTATGAAGAATTAGATTTAATTGGTTATTTCCCACAAGATATTGCAACACTTTTATATAAAGGTAATTCAGTATATTTAAATAGAAACTTTTCTTTTTCTCAGTTAAGTTATAAAGCAGATATTTTAGGTGTGTTGCATGCCGGAATTAGTAGAAAAATAAATAAGAGATTAAATGTTGGAGCTAGAGCAAAAATTTATTCATCTAGTTTTAATTTATATTCTAATAATAATTCAGGTACAATTACCACTACTTTAGGACAGAATAATATTTATAAGCACTATTTTACAAATCTTGATGTAGATGTTAAAACATCAGGATTAGTTGATGAGGATGACCAATTTATAGAAGATGTTTCTAGATTATATAAAAAGTCTTTTTTAAATGGTAATTTAGGGATAGGTTTTGATTTTGGGTTTACGTATCATGTAAGACCAGATATTGAAGTTACAGCTAGTATTTTAGATCTTGGTTTTATTAATTATAGCAAGAATATTAAAAATTCTTTTTTAAATGGTACGCATGCTACAGAAGGAATTAATTTTGAATACAATCCTTCAAGTTTATTGGGTTATTGGGCAGAATTTGATGCGGAATTAACAAGGAATTTACCAAGGGGAAGTAATAAAGAATCGTATTTGCTTTGGAGGCCAGCTAAAATAAATGCTGCTGTAAAGTATAGTTTTGGAGAAATAAGAAGTAAAAAATGTTTTACTGAAACGTATAAAAAGTATTATTATAACGCAATAGGTTTTCAGTTAAATACAGTTATGAGACCCTTGAAACCTCAATTTTCATTTACTTCGTTTATAGAGAAAACATTATCTGATAAAATTTTAGTAAAAGCAACACATACAGTAGACGAGTATTCTTTTACAAATATTGGTTTTGGTCTTACAACAAGAATTGGAAAAGTAAATGTATATGGTGTAGTAGATAATGTTTTAAAACTTGTAGATTTATCAGATGCAAATATTTTTTCTTTACAATTTGGAGTAAATTTAATTATTGATTAATTATGATAAAAAAAATTACACTTTCAGTTTTATTCGTCTTATCGATGAATTCTTTTTCTCAAAAAACAATTAATAATTATAAATACATAATTGTTCCCAATCAATTTGAATTTTTAAAGCAAGAGGATCAATATCAAACAAGTTCTTTAACTAAGTTTTTATTTAATAAAAAAGGATTTACTACCTTCTTAAATAATGAAAGTTTTCCAGAAGAATTATCTAGAAATAGATGTTTAGCATTAACAGTAAAACTAAAAAGGAACTCTAGTTTTTTATCTACTAAAAATAAAATTGAATTGTTGGATTGTAATAACAAAGTTGTATTTACTTCTCAAGAAGGAAGAAGTAAAAATAAAGACTATAAAAAAGCATATCATGAATCAATAAGAAAAGCTTTTAAATCTATTGAAGCGCTTAATTATAAGTATCAACCAGTAAGTCAATCTGATAAAACCGTAGTTAGTAACAAAGAAATTAGTGAAATTTCTCCATTGAAAGTAGTGAAAACTGTAACTCAAAAAAATAAGGGTAAAGTTATTAAGGAAGTTTTACCTAAAGAAAAACTGAAGGTAAATGAGAATAACATTCTATATGCTCAATCAAAAGAAAACGGATTCCAGTTAGTAAACACAAAACCAGAAGTTGTTTTTAATGTTTTAAAAACTAATAAAAATGATATTTTTATTATTAAAGACAAAAACGGAATTCTATATAAAAAAGGTGATTTATGGTTCGCCGAATTTTACGAGAATAATCAAAAAGTAATTCAAAAATATCAGATTAAATTTTAATAATCATATTTATCTTTCCATCTATTTTTTAAAACCTCTTTAAACTGATTTTCTCTAGGATTGTTTCCAGGTTCATATAATTTTGTTCCAGAAATTTCTTCAGGTAAAAACTCTTGATGTATAAAATTACCAGGATAGTTATGAGAATACTGATAATCTTTGCCATAATCTAAATCTTTCATCAATTTAGTAGGTGCATTCCTTAAATGCAGCGGTATAGATAAATCTCCAGTTTTTTTAACCAACTGTTGTGCTTTTCCTATTGCCATATAAGAGGCATTACTTTTTGCAGAATTCGCTAAATATACCGCGCACTGACTTAATATAATTCTAGACTCTGGATATCCGATTGTAGAAACAGCTTGAAAAGTAGTATTAGCTAAAATTAACGCAGTAGGATTTGCATTACCAATATCTTCTGAAGCTAAAATTAATAATCTTCTTGCAATAAATTTAACATCTTCACCACCTTCAATCATTCTAGCTAACCAATAAACAGCAGCATTTGGATCGCTTCCTCTAATCGATTTTATAAAAGCAGATATAATATCATAATGTTGTTCGCCAGTTTTATCATATCTAACGGTATTTTTTTGAACTTTTTCAAGAACCATTTTATTGGTAATTTCAATTTCGTCTTCAGAAGAAACTAAAAGTTCAAAAATATTTAATAGTTTTCTTGCGTCACCACTAGATACTTGAAGCAAAGCATCGGTTTCTTTTAATATAATTTTTTTTGTTGA from Lutibacter sp. Hel_I_33_5 carries:
- a CDS encoding glycosyltransferase family 4 protein, producing MKNKLHILFICGWYPSKVLPTNGDFIQRHAEAVSLKHEVSVLHIISDKNTHQNINIESNKINKVDTHIAYIKETNNSIIKFLRFWKAYFLLMKKIKPFDILHLNEIYPFGIFALHQKWIKKKPYIISEHWTGYHSPFNKSISTIEILVSKFIVKNANFVCPVSDNLKESMLSIGLKGNYFKIPNVVDTTIFKPTEELVEKFTIVHISSMLDTHKNITGMLDVAKKLEDSIGKFTWYFIGGEDKTYKGKLEKLNFTKANIEFIKHIPQKDLIQYLQQATVFVLFSNYENLPCVILESFCCGTPVISTDVGGIKEYFPNNFGKLIEKNNKKQLLESILEYQNKKIPKEEMHEYAKSNFSRMAIAENFSKLYYKTLKHKN
- a CDS encoding YjjG family noncanonical pyrimidine nucleotidase, which produces MNIKHIFFDLDHTLWDFEKNSDLSFKKVFRELNVKVDVDIFFKVYKPINFNYWKLYREEKVSKEVLRYGRLKDAFDAIQFEISDEVIDQIAIKYIDYLPDFNYLFEGTFELLDYLKDKYQLHIITNGFEEIQSKKMESSNIHHYFNQIITSESVGVKKPNPKVFDYALMKANAIKEESIMIGDNLEADIQGAINVGLRAIHCNFDNKKNNDKKITSVTSLLEIKQYL
- a CDS encoding DUF5723 family protein, translating into MIRRVLIIIFISFCSTIFSQNSNILYGFDEIPQTLLLNPGAETNYKFHAGIPLLSGVSLSYGISGFTLADLFVSKGDFSSKFDRVFNLLVPEDNIKVNVHIDILNAGYRYDDKTYLSFGFYEELDLIGYFPQDIATLLYKGNSVYLNRNFSFSQLSYKADILGVLHAGISRKINKRLNVGARAKIYSSSFNLYSNNNSGTITTTLGQNNIYKHYFTNLDVDVKTSGLVDEDDQFIEDVSRLYKKSFLNGNLGIGFDFGFTYHVRPDIEVTASILDLGFINYSKNIKNSFLNGTHATEGINFEYNPSSLLGYWAEFDAELTRNLPRGSNKESYLLWRPAKINAAVKYSFGEIRSKKCFTETYKKYYYNAIGFQLNTVMRPLKPQFSFTSFIEKTLSDKILVKATHTVDEYSFTNIGFGLTTRIGKVNVYGVVDNVLKLVDLSDANIFSLQFGVNLIID
- a CDS encoding replication-associated recombination protein A; protein product: MNEPLAERIRPKKLEDYISQQHLVGEKGVLTQHIKQGIIPSLILWGPPGIGKTTLANIIANVSGRPFYTLSAISSGVKDVREVIEKAKKSGGLFTQKNPILFIDEIHRFSKSQQDSLLGAVEKGWVTLIGATTENPSFEVIPALLSRCQVYILNSFDKDDLIALLHRAMKEDAILSTKKIILKETDALLQVSSGDARKLLNIFELLVSSEDEIEITNKMVLEKVQKNTVRYDKTGEQHYDIISAFIKSIRGSDPNAAVYWLARMIEGGEDVKFIARRLLILASEDIGNANPTALILANTTFQAVSTIGYPESRIILSQCAVYLANSAKSNASYMAIGKAQQLVKKTGDLSIPLHLRNAPTKLMKDLDYGKDYQYSHNYPGNFIHQEFLPEEISGTKLYEPGNNPRENQFKEVLKNRWKDKYDY